The sequence CGGATTATGCCACGGTTGTGGGTAATCCCGGTAAAGTTATTAAAGGCTAAAAACTTTGTATGAAACCTAAAATTTGGCTCTCAGCGCCACACATGGGCGGTAATGAGCAGCACTATGTAAACGAGGCATTTGACTCGAACTGGGTGGCGCCTCTGGGACCTAACGTCGATGGGCTCGAGCAGAACATCGCGCATTACCTCCGCGAAAATACCAGTGTGGCGGCATTAAGTTCGGGCACGGCAGCAATTCACCTTGCGCTGGTTATGTTGGGCGTTCAGCCAGGCGATGAAGTGATCTGCCAGAGTATGACATTCTCAGCATCGGCAAATCCTATAGCCTATCTCGGTGCAACTCCCATCTTTATAGACAGTGAACCAGAAACATGGAACATGTCACCGGTGCATCTTGAAGCGGCCATCAAAGACCGTCTTAGCAACGGTAAAAAGCCGAAAGCAATTATCCCGGTGCATCTATACGGTATGCCAGCGCATATGCAGGCAATCATGGAAATCGCCGAGCGATACGATATTCCGGTATTGGAAGATGCGGCTGAAGCATTAGGGTCTGCTATCGACGGTGTTAAATGCGGCACATTTGGTGTCATGAGTGTATTGTCATTCAATGGCAATAAGATCATTACTACGTCAGGCGGCGGCGCACTGGTAGCTAAAGAAGCAAAATACACAGAAAAGGCGCGATTCCTGTCTACGCAAGCCCGCGATGCAGCACCGCATTACCAGCATTCGCAAATAGGATACAACTATCGGATGAGCAACATTTGCGCTGGCATCGGTCGTGGGCAGATGGAAGTATTACTGGAAAGAGTCGCCCAGCGCCGGGCTATATTCGACAAATATGAGCAGCGGTACTCCGGACATCCTGGTGTATCCTTCCTTAAGGAGCCTGAAGGATACTCTAGCAACAGGTGGTTAACTACAATTTTGATAGATCCACAACAAGCCGGTATAAATAGGGAAACGCTCCGGTTGGCACTCGAAAATGACAATATAGAATCTCGCCCATTATGGAAACCAATGCACTTGCAGCCAGTTTTTGCTAATTGTCCGTTTTATGGCGATGATTGTGCAGAAAAATTGTTCGAGAATGGACTTTGCCTTCCATCTACTTCCAGCTTGACCGATAGCGACATAGAACGAATATTCTCTGTCATGGATAGTGTTTTTCAGCACGAATTGACAATTGTTGGCGGACGATAGTATCTTCGTTCACCGTTTTTCAATTAATTTGATAAAAATTTATAATGACAAAGTCACAGTCAGTATTTAGTAAAGGTTCCTTTGGTTTGGTGTGGTTATTAGGTTTATTCCTCCTCTTAGGCAGTGGATGTTCCAGTTCGAAGCAGTCAGTTTATTTTCGTGACGCACCCTCGTTAAGCGGCGGGACCGTCCAGGTGGTGGAGTTTTCCAGCTTTAAGATCAAGCCTGATGATATCCTGGATATTTCAATACAAACGCTTGATCCGCAAAATATGCAGGGCGTATCCTCAACGGGCGCCGGTTCTGAAAAAGTGGAAAATGGCGCTCCCGCAGGCTTCGTGGTAGATAAAAATGGATACATAGAACTGCCGATAGTAGGAAGGATGCATGTGGAAGGTCTTACATTATCTGAAGCCAAAGAAAAGATAAGGACACAGGCAAAACAATTTTTTAAAGACCCACTGGTAAATATCCGTTTGGCCAATTTCCGGGTTACTGTATTAGGAGAAGTGCTTCGCCCGGGAACTATTATGGTGCCTGCTGAAAAAGCGGGTTTATTGGACGTTATCGGGATGGTCGGAGATCTTAGTTCATTTGCTAACCGTGAAAAGATTGTCTTGATCAGAGAAGAGGGGACAACGAAAAAATTCGTCGAGCTTGATATAACATCTGCAGATGTTTTCAAATCTCCCTATTACTACGTAAGACCGGGAGATGTGATTTATGCAGAACCGACAAAGGTGCGGAATCGTAATGTGAATTATGACGCAACAAGGGACCGTTACATTTCCTATCTGCTGTCAGCCGTGACCGTGACCCTAACGATTATTACTTTTGTTAGGTACAACAGCAAGAACTAAAAAAAGAACCCTTTCCGTTTCACTTTCTACAATTTATGTATTAAGTTTAAGGCAGGAAAATTTACTGAGATATATGAAAAAAGTTTTACTGTCTGCTATTTTATTAGCATCAGCAAACGCCTTCGGGCAAGACCTGGAGTTTGGGGTTGGTGGCGGATTCAGCCAAAATACAGTACCTGATGGGAACATGGTGTACAAGCAGGATCAAACGCTGATGAACTACGCCGGTACCATGAAATTGCTTTATACTACATTCAACTACTGGCAGTTTGGCCTGGATGGGCATGTGATGGAAATTGCCGGGAAGTCAACTAAGGTTTATCAGGGTGTACTGACGGATTCTGTGGGTGGCGATAATCGTAAAATAGTATACGCTAAATATGGAGTTACTGTGTGCGGTGTAGTTAACAAAGCATTCCACTTTTACAATAAGCAGACCAATAAGAAGAGCAAAAGTTATCTTTACTTAGGCGCGGCTGTTGGTTATGGCTCTGGCCGTAATGACCATATGGAGTATGATGCTTCTGAAACTTACAATGCGCCGGATGGTGGACGCGGCATAGTATTTGGCGGACAGGCAGGTTATGTAGGTAATCTGTCGGAAAAGCTAGGTTTCAACCTTGACATCGCGGTAAGGCGTATGGATTTGAAATACGACGCAGGTGCTCCTTTGGTGTCGCCACTCGAAGACCTGCATTATAGCGTGGTTACAGTGCCGGTTACTTTCGGAATACGTTATTTCTTCTTTCGTACAGACAGAGACCTCGTACCAAGAGATCCTGGTGCACGCCCAATGGGAAGAGCATCTTATTAAGAATCAATTAACAACTTGCGAATAAAAAAAAGCCGCCATCTGGCGGCTTTTTTTTATGTCTTAGTGAGTGTAGTCGGAGTCAAAAAAGCTATAGAAATTGCTGTTTAGAGTAGCCGCTTTGCCCGTATAGGAAAGATTGAAACTGTGCGATTTATAGGTATACCGTTTGGCGCTTTTACGCTCACCGGTTCCTTTGGGGGTTCGTACCGTATTCCGTGGCAGCTGTCTGAACTTGTGGTCGTATACTACGATGCGGGGTTTTGCGGAGTTGACATTGTCGCTGGCGCTGAAAATATCGATATCTTCTCCTTTTCTGCCCGGTAAGAAGTCTTCAGACATCATTAAAGCGTTCATTACGATCAAATAGTTAGTATCGTTAGGCTTTACTATGAGATCTGTGGCTGGTGTGAGGTCTTTGTTAAGTATATGCCCGGTAAATTTCTTGTCCATGATGAACCGTGCATTAGTATCGTAATAATAATACACCGGACAGTAGTCAAAGTTTTCATTGAAATCCTTTACGATCTGCATGGCGGCATTGTGTGCCTCACGTTGAAATTTGATAAGGTCTTCCGTTCTTTTGGTCTTTTTGTAAAATGCTACTCGGCGTGGGTAGGTAAAAAGTTGGACAAAAATAGCTTTGGGTGGTGAGGCACGGTAGCGTTGCTTGACGCGCCAGGGGCGCTGCGCTGATGCGCTGAATGAGCCTGCCAGGAATGCCAAAAGCAGCAGGTGCTTGATCTTCATAATTATAGTTGAGTGTGCTGTAAGATACAAAAAAATAAGCCCTCCCTTCTTAGGGAGGGCTTATTAACTGGTTTTTTACATTACTGTTGCATGCCCTGTACATTCATGTTCTGGGTGATCTTTGCTGACAGAATTTCTACTTTTTTCTTGAATATGTCGGCTGTAGCAGCATCGCCCGCGGCCATTGCCGTACTGCTCATAATATCGATGATGCTTACATCTCTGCGGATGTCATCAAACAAAGCTTCCTTACGTTCATCCGGCAGGGTAAGGATATAGTTGATGTCATCCTCCGCATTGCGAGCCAGTTTTTCGGCTATGACCTTTCCTTTGGCCTTGTCGCCTGCGCGGTAGTAGGCAACGGCAAGGTAGTAACCGGTGGCGTCGTAGAAGTATGAATGTTCTGAGATGTTATCATATACCTTGTTCAGCACTTTAATGGCTTCCGCATTTTTGCCCCTGTTTACCAGTTCAGCAGCAATACGGCCCGCATTGATGCGGTAAGATGATAGCATGATGCGGTTCTTTTCATCAAAATATACATCGTTCCTGCCGGCATTGCCCCATATGTACTTGTTCATATACAGGTCGTAGCTTTTGTCTACATCTACAGTACCCATTTCACCCTGCATGGTCATTTGTGGGTTGGTAGCCTTAAACGGCATCAGGCGGAATACCGAGCCTTCAAGACGCATATAATCGTGCAGGCCAATATAGTTTTCAGAAGGTAAACCAGCGCCGAAATAGATCGGGCGTTTCCAACCTTCCTGTGCTATGGCAGCTACGATCATCAGGGTAGCGATATCGTCTTTATAAGCTACATCTTTAGGGAAGGTAAATTTGATCTCGTTATTGATCGCTGTTGAATCGCTACCTGCGAACATGCCATTTTTCATGATCTCCTCTTTGCTCAGACCTTTGACAAAGAAGTTCTTCGTAGGATAGAAATTTTCTTTCTCGTCCATGCCCATTGACTGCAGCATATTTGTAGGGTCGTTGCTCAGCATGAAGTTACAAATGTCTACCAGGTTGAAATACCTGTCTTGCGGCACTTGTGGCGTCGAGTAGTAGCGGATATAGTTACGCCTATCTCCAATATAGTGCTCTTTTTTCCAGAGCATAGGAATGGCATCGGCATCATTGATCTTATAGTTGAGCTGGTCAATATACCAGTCTATACCTAACAGGCTCATGTTGATCACGCGAACGTCTCTTCTGATGCCTTCTACCTCCTGGAGGTACCATACCGGATACGTATCATTATCACCATAAGTAAAGAGGATGGCATTCGGTGCACACGACTGCAGCACGTTCCACGCCGTAGCCCGGGCTATGGTCTTTTTAGAGCGGTCATGGTCATCCCATTCCTCAGATGCCATGAGTGTTGGTACGGCCAACAGGCAAAGCAGTATGGCAGCATACATGCCTTTGGGGCCCTTTAAGAAACGCTGGAACAGATCGTTTACCATTAACACACCTAATCCTATCCATATCGCATATGCATAGGTGGCCGCGTAAGCATAGTCACGCTCACGTGGCTGCAGTGGCGGCATGTTCAGGAATATCGCGATAGCTATACCGGTAAAGAAGAACAGCACCAGCGTTACGATACCATCAGGTTTGTTATTATTGAACTGGTATACCAGGCCCATTAAGCCAAGGATGAACGGCAGGAAATACAGTTGGTTGCGTGCCGGGTTGTTGCGGTAACCGTCCTGCATTTTATCTATATCGCCCAGGCCGCGGATGTTTTTATCAACGAATTTGATACCCGATATCCAGTTGCCATCTTTAGCCTGATAGGAATGACCTTGCATATCGTTCTGGCGGCCGGCATAGTTCCACATAAAGTAGCGCCACCACATCCAGTTCAGTTGAATGTTGAAGAAGTAGCTGAAGTTGTCGGCAGACGTAGGTTGTTCGCCTTCAGCCAGTCCCAAAAAGTTGCGGTAGAACTGGATATGGCTTGCATCGT comes from Polluticoccus soli and encodes:
- a CDS encoding aminotransferase class I/II-fold pyridoxal phosphate-dependent enzyme — encoded protein: MKPKIWLSAPHMGGNEQHYVNEAFDSNWVAPLGPNVDGLEQNIAHYLRENTSVAALSSGTAAIHLALVMLGVQPGDEVICQSMTFSASANPIAYLGATPIFIDSEPETWNMSPVHLEAAIKDRLSNGKKPKAIIPVHLYGMPAHMQAIMEIAERYDIPVLEDAAEALGSAIDGVKCGTFGVMSVLSFNGNKIITTSGGGALVAKEAKYTEKARFLSTQARDAAPHYQHSQIGYNYRMSNICAGIGRGQMEVLLERVAQRRAIFDKYEQRYSGHPGVSFLKEPEGYSSNRWLTTILIDPQQAGINRETLRLALENDNIESRPLWKPMHLQPVFANCPFYGDDCAEKLFENGLCLPSTSSLTDSDIERIFSVMDSVFQHELTIVGGR
- a CDS encoding polysaccharide biosynthesis/export family protein encodes the protein MTKSQSVFSKGSFGLVWLLGLFLLLGSGCSSSKQSVYFRDAPSLSGGTVQVVEFSSFKIKPDDILDISIQTLDPQNMQGVSSTGAGSEKVENGAPAGFVVDKNGYIELPIVGRMHVEGLTLSEAKEKIRTQAKQFFKDPLVNIRLANFRVTVLGEVLRPGTIMVPAEKAGLLDVIGMVGDLSSFANREKIVLIREEGTTKKFVELDITSADVFKSPYYYVRPGDVIYAEPTKVRNRNVNYDATRDRYISYLLSAVTVTLTIITFVRYNSKN
- a CDS encoding DUF2723 domain-containing protein, giving the protein MNFRKINNLVGWITFVIATAVYFMTMEPTVSFWDCGEFISCAYKVEVGHSPGAPLFMMIQRMFGILAGGNLQKVAIMINAWSALASSLTILFLFWTITHFAKRLLAKGEENPDSNKTTLIMGAGLVGALAYTFSDTFWFSAVEGEVYATSSVFSAIVFWAILKWEHAADTKYADRWLLFIAYMIGLSVGVHLLSLLGIPAIAMVYYYRRYKPTTGGAIMAFLIGGILLGLVQYGVLQGIPILASKFDLLFVNSFGLPFDSGAITFIILLIAAMVWGLTFAKRRGNYAAHTAILCLTFIVIGFSSYLAPIIRSRADVPIDMTNPDNAISLTSYIQREQFGQQPLLYGQDFTARPIAYPMKGYQYARSEKDGKAHYEIVGKKLEQEFAPSDKRFFPRIHDNNDASHIQFYRNFLGLAEGEQPTSADNFSYFFNIQLNWMWWRYFMWNYAGRQNDMQGHSYQAKDGNWISGIKFVDKNIRGLGDIDKMQDGYRNNPARNQLYFLPFILGLMGLVYQFNNNKPDGIVTLVLFFFTGIAIAIFLNMPPLQPRERDYAYAATYAYAIWIGLGVLMVNDLFQRFLKGPKGMYAAILLCLLAVPTLMASEEWDDHDRSKKTIARATAWNVLQSCAPNAILFTYGDNDTYPVWYLQEVEGIRRDVRVINMSLLGIDWYIDQLNYKINDADAIPMLWKKEHYIGDRRNYIRYYSTPQVPQDRYFNLVDICNFMLSNDPTNMLQSMGMDEKENFYPTKNFFVKGLSKEEIMKNGMFAGSDSTAINNEIKFTFPKDVAYKDDIATLMIVAAIAQEGWKRPIYFGAGLPSENYIGLHDYMRLEGSVFRLMPFKATNPQMTMQGEMGTVDVDKSYDLYMNKYIWGNAGRNDVYFDEKNRIMLSSYRINAGRIAAELVNRGKNAEAIKVLNKVYDNISEHSYFYDATGYYLAVAYYRAGDKAKGKVIAEKLARNAEDDINYILTLPDERKEALFDDIRRDVSIIDIMSSTAMAAGDAATADIFKKKVEILSAKITQNMNVQGMQQ